In Ignavibacteriota bacterium, the genomic window ATTCAGGCGACCATTCTTTTATTGATTGCCCCATTTCTTGGAATACAATTTTCGTTACTGAGTTTGCTTTTAATCTTTTTGGTTTTATTCATCATCGCCTTCGGTTTGACAGGACTCGGCTTTCTGCTCGCATGGCGAATGGATTCCACACAAGGATTTCACGCCATCATGAATTTGTTTCTTATTCCGTTGTGGCTTCTCTCCGGCGCATTGTTTCCTGCTTCCGGAGCGGCAGGTTGGCTTAGTACATTGATGCAACTCAATCCGCTCAGTTACGGAATCGCCTCACTCCGACAAGCATTGTATTTCAACGGGCATATTGCGACACAGGAACTCACGCCTCTCAGCATCAATCTTCTTATCGTTATCGCTTTTGCTGCGGTGATGTTGTATCTCTCTGCTGTCTCAGTCCGAAAGAAAACAATACTTTGAAATTACCTTTGCGTTCTTCGCGTCTTTGCGGTTTATACACTCATGAATAAAAAGCAAATAGTCTTGCTCATTGCGGTTATAGTAGTTGGACTTACCTCTGCAATACTCAAACTATACCGAACCAATACTGATGCGTCTTCTTCATTGCCTCAAATAGGAACCGTCCCGGAATTTTCTCTTTTCACACAAGACAGTGTTTCCTTCACAAAAGAAAATCTCCTTGGACATATCACCATCGCTGACTTCATCTTCACAAGTTGCGGCGGTCCCTGCCCGTTGATGAGCGCAAAGATGCAAGAGTTACAGGAACAATTACCAAATGCAAACATCAAACTCCTCTCCTTCTCCGTTGACCCGGAATACGATACACCAAACATCCTCAAAGAATACGGACATAAGTTCAATGCACAACAAAACAAATGGACATTCCTCACCGGCGAACGAAAGGCAATCTACTCCCTTGCACGCTACGGATTCAAACTAACAGTCGAAGATGAAGAAAACGCCATCCTCCACAGCACCAAATTCATTTTAATTGATGATAAAGCAATCATTCGCGGCTACTACGATTATGAAGACTCAACTGCCTTACAGCGGCTAATTGTTGATGCACAGACGTTAAGTGAAATGTGAGTGGTAATTGGTGAGTAGTGATTGGTGAATTGTAATTTGTTATTGGTCAATTGTCATTTGTCATTCGGCTTTTGTACTTGGTAATTAGTTCCTTGTACTTTGCAGTTAATTCTCTGTACTCATAATCTCAACTACTTATCTACTCAACGACTCAACTACTTTTTAATTGATAATGGATTTCCTCCCTACTCTCAACGCTCTTCTCAACTCGACAAGCGCTATTTTACTGTTAGCGGGTCGTTACTTCATCAAACAGAATAACAGAGATGCGCACAAGAAATTGATGCTTGGCGCGTTCAGCGTCTCAGTTCTGTTTTTGATTTCATACCTCACCTATCATTTCTTTCACGGCTCGACGAAATTTCAAGGGGAAGGAATTATTCGGACGGTGTATTTCATCATTCTCATAAGCCATACAATTCTCGCGGCGGTTCTTGCGCCGATGGTTATTTTTACTCTGCGTCGCGGTTTAAAACAAAAGTTCGCTCTCCACAAAAAACTCGCCCGTTGGACGTATCCGATTTGGCTGTATGTTTCCGTTACGGGTGTGGTGATTTATTTGATGTTGTATCAGATTTTTCCAGCACAATAATTTGTAGCATGACAAAAGAGAATTTGTTATCTTTAAATTGTGAAAAATGTAAAACATCATTTCCTTGATTTCATTATTGACAGATTGACGAACTCAATCTTCAATACTATTTCAGGTGATAGTTTCCCAACAGAAATATCGCGTTTAACGTTGTCTGACCTTCATCATATTTCGAAGAAAAATGGATGGGTATTTGATTGGAGAAAAGAATTAGATGACAATTCAAAAGAAGTTTACAAACTTTCTGTTACATACAATCCAAATGTCATCCAAGGGATTGTTAGTTTTACAATCAAATCCGACCATGTTTTTATTGACCTGCTTGAAAGCGCTCCATTTAACAGGGGAGCAAATAAACTTTATGAAGGAGTTCCCGGCAATTTAGTCGCCTATGTATGTAAAACTTCTTTTCAACATGGTTATGATGGATATGTTTCGTTCATGGCAAAAACTAATCTTATTGAGCATTATAACAAAACTTTAGATGCGTACCATCTTGGCGGAAATCTGATGATAATACAAACAACAACAGCACAAAAACTTATTGACAAATATTTCAAGAGCTAACATTATGGGATACATTAAAGAACCTGCCGGAGTTGACCTCTACATTAAAAGTAAACCTCTGACAAAGGATGAAGAAAAAGCTATTAGCGAATTTATTAAAGCAGATAAATTGAAACGAAGTAAGGTCACATACAAAAGAGTAAAGAACCCTACGAAGAAAATTGCTGTGGCATGAGCAAAAATAATACAGAGCAAGAAACTTCCCGCTCTGTACTACTAATCCACAAAGGTGTTACCATCTCTCCATTGACATGTGTATGTGCGACTCACTTTCCCTGTTAAGATTAAAGATAATATGAACTTTAATTACAATTCAAAACGAGAAGTGAGTCGCACATTCTTAGGTCAGGGAATAATTATCTTCCCACCCGTATTCACCTTCACAAAATATCCTCTCCCCTTTCGTATCGTATCTGCCGGTTGATATATCAAATCAAATCCATAGAAAGGCGAGTCAATTATATTTGTCGGTAAAATGTTCAACTGTGAAACAGCAACATCGTGGTCTGATGCGCCGATAAGATTCCATCCGGTCGTGACATTGATTGTATCACTTCCTCGTACCTTGCCGAGAACCTGTATAGTATCAAACGAATTGAATTTAATCCAATACCCAACTTTCGACCTGAGCGTTACATCATAAAAATACCCGTTTGGATTGTTGTAGTAATACGCATTTGAACCGGCATTGGGAAATACTGCTGTCTTGACTGGATTATTTGGTGCTATTGGAAGCGATACGATATTCCATCCTGTTGCAACATTCATGCTTACAGAAACCGATGCAACCGTATCGGGAAAAGTAAAGTTGCAAACGACAGGAATATGGTCGGCGGCGTAATATAATCCGTGAGCGACACTATCCGGCACAGCATAGTTCGGGAGACGATTGATGCTTGCATTGTAATGTTGTCCGTCGTTGCCAAATGCCTTGTAGGATGATACAATCATATTATCTTCATACAACGAGTACGACGGAAGAAGCATGTCGAAACGGTCATCCATGCCGCCGTTGGAAGATTGTGGAGCCTGTGTATGGTAAGCAGCATATGCAGATTGATTCCATGTTCCTGTCATGTTGAGCGGGTCTTTTACTCTTCCATCATTGTCTGAAGTATTAGCAATCAACGTTTGGTATGCCGCTTCTGTACCTCCGTAGATATTGTAATCGCCTGCGATGATAAAATTTGTATTCGCCTGAAGTTGATTCAAATAATCCCTGAGATACTCACTCTCCTGTCTCCTTCTTGCAGTGTCAGATGCACCTGCTTTTAAATGAAGTGAGTAGATTCTTAGTGATTCATCCGACCATTTTGGCTTGATTGTATATTCAGCGATGAAGCGGGTTAACACGCCGTTGGTTAAATAATTCACATTCACAATTTTTACTTTTGATGTATCATAGAAAATGGAATTGTCGGTATCCGGTCCATCGTAAAACTGCACTGTTGCATATTTGCCCGGCTGATAATAATTCATCACTTGGTTGAGGAACAGTGTAACTCCCGCCTGATTTATTATTTCCTGCACTACAAGAACATCCGGTTTCATGTTGTGAATGACTTTTCGGAACTGTGTGTGCCGTGTCGAAGTATCGGAATAGTTCAGAATATTGTATGAAGCGATCCGGAGTGTATCACCACCAAAGACCTGAGAACAAGTGAGAATAATAAGAGACAGAAGTAACGTATAAGAATTCTTCATAACTGATTTCAATATACAGAGATTGAAAAAGTAAGCCAAAGAAGTTCTTCACAGAAAATAATTTCACTCAAAGACGAAATTTCCCTTGACTAATTCAAAATTTCTTCGTATCCTTATGCCAGATGAATTCTCAATCCAACGATATGATGTTGATGCGCACTTGGTACTGGTCATACTGGTATCAAATTCCGCGTTTTGTCGGTGGAAAGAGAAAGGCATAATTAGTTCTCCTAAAATAAAAAAAAATGAAGCCCTTCTTGGAACACCAAGAAGGGTTTTTTGTTTCAACCGAAATGACATTTGAAGAATTTGAAATATTAGGACAAACATACAACGTCATCCCCGTCAGCAAATCGTTGCTGGCAGATACGTTGACACCGGTCTCCGCCTATTTACGTTTGAGAAAAGAGAGCGATAAATCTTTTCTTTTTGAAAGCGTTGAAGGAGGAGAACGGATTGCGCGCTATTCATTCATCGGTAAAAATCCGATTGTGACATTGAAGTGTAAAGAGAAAACTACATGGATTTCGGAGAAAGGAATAACGTTCGAATCAAACAACAACTTCTTCGACATCATTGATAAAACGATAAGCAAGTACAAACAGCCAACACTTCCGAATCTCCCCCGTTTTCGCGGCGGCTTGGTTGGATTTATCGGATACGATGCAATTCGGTTTGTTGAAAATATTCCCGCGTCAGTTTCGGACAGTTCTCCTATGTTCGACAGTATTCTCTCCCTCTACACAACTGTTCTTGCATTTGACCATCTCAAACATCAAATTATTATCATCGTCAATGTCGTTGTGAATCCAGATGAACCATTAATCGAACAATACAACAGCGCATTGAATGAGATTGCAACACTTGAATCACAACTTCGTGATTCAACTCCATCATCACATGAGTTCCATTCAGATTCAAACTCATTGAGGCATGAAATCGAACATGAACAATTTCTACAATCAGTTGAACAAGCAAAACATCACATCCATGAAGGAGATATTTTTCAAGTTGTTCTCTCGCAACGGTTCTCAACGTCGTATCATGGTGACTTGTTCAACGTGTATCGCGCGCTTCGCATCGTTAATCCTTCTCCCTATTTATATTATTTGTCGTTCGATGATTTTACTGTGATTGGTTCATCGCCTGAAATTCTTGTCCGTGTGGAAAACGGAGCGACAGAAGTTTATCCCATCGCCGGAACACGCAGGCGCGGCGCTACCGACGAAGAAGACAAACGGCTCGAAGCCGAACTTCTTGCCGACACGAAAGAACGAGCAGAACATATCATGCTTGTTGATTTAGGGAGGAATGATTTGGGACGAGTGTGTGAAGTCGGCACAGTCAAAGTTGACCAACTGATGTTTGTGGTTCGATATTCTCACGTCATGCACATTGCTTCACGGGTTACCGGAAAAGTGGACAAAGAAAAATCGTGCGTGGATGTTTTGAAAGCAACATTTCCTGCCGGAACGGTGAGCGGAGCGCCAAAAATTCGCGCAATGGAAATTATTGATAAACTCGAAAAGAGTCGAAGAGGAATTTATGCAGGCGGAGTCGGCTATTTTGATTTTTCGGGGAATATGGATATATGTATTGCCATCAGAACCATGTTTGCAACAAACGATACGATATATCTTCAATCGGGCGCGGGCATCGTCGCCGATTCAAATCCTGAATCGGAGTATCGGGAAACAATCAACAAAGCACAGGCGCTTGTTGAAGCGCTCAAACTTGCCGAAGGAATGATGCGATGATTCTTCTGATTGACAATTACGATTCATTCACATACAACCTCGTTCAACTCATCGGGCAAATCCGAAGCGATATTCATGTCGTTCGCAATGATAAAATTTCAGTGAACGAAATCAAGCAATTGAATCCTGAACGAATCGTCATCTCACCCGGACCCGGGCGTCCCGAAAACGCAGGCATTTGTATTCAAGTTATCAAAGAGCTTGGAAAAACCATTCCGACACTTGGCGTTTGTCTTGGACATCAGGCAATAGGTTGCGCGTTCAATGGAACAATTACCTACGCGCCAACACTGATGCACGGCAAAACTTCAATGATACTTCACCAAGGCGAAGGAATATTTCGTTCGCTTGAAAATCCTTTTGAAGCCACACGATATCATTCACTCGTGATTGCTAAAGAGAATTTCCCGAACGAATTGCTCATCACCGCAACGACGGACGACGGTGTCATCATGGCTATTCGACATAAAGAATTTCCGATTCAAGGAATTCAGTTTCACCCCGAATCTGTTCTAACAAAATCCGGTTACAAGTTAATGTCTAATTGGTTTGAATCATGAAAGAATATCTTCAAAAACTTTGTGAGCTCGGTTCATTAACACAACTGGAAGCTAAATCTGCGATGAACATCATCATGGAAGGGGGAGCAACCGATGCCCAAATCGCTGCGTTTCTGTTCGCCTTGAAAGCAAAGGGCGAGGCAGTGAGTGAGATTTCCGGTTTCGTGGAAGTGATGCGCGAAAAAGCAATTCACATCAACGTTGATGACCCGAACGCGATTGATATGTGCGGAACCGGCGGTGACGGTTCGATGTCATTCAACATTTCGACTCTTGCATCAATCGTTGTTGCGGGCGGAGGTGTGACCGTTGCAAAACATGGTAACCGGGCGGTTTCAAGTTTAAGCGGAAGTGCAGGAATATTGAAAGCGCTTGGTGTGAATATCGAATTGGAAGTTCCGAAAACAGAAGCGTGTGTGAATTCAATCGGCATCGGGTTTTTGTACGCGCCACTTTTTCATCCGGCGATGAAACATGTTGCAAAAGTACGTTCGGAACTTGGCGTGAGAACAGTCTTCAATCTTCTCGGACCACTTACAAATCCCGCAGGAGTGGAGCGCCAATTACTCGGAGTTTTTAACAAAAAGGTTTCGAGAAGTATAACCGACGTAATGACTTCTTTGAAACCTGACCATGTTTGCGTTGTTTATTCGCTTGATGGATTGGATGAAGTGTCTCTCGGTGCGAATACGGT contains:
- a CDS encoding DUF420 domain-containing protein gives rise to the protein MDFLPTLNALLNSTSAILLLAGRYFIKQNNRDAHKKLMLGAFSVSVLFLISYLTYHFFHGSTKFQGEGIIRTVYFIILISHTILAAVLAPMVIFTLRRGLKQKFALHKKLARWTYPIWLYVSVTGVVIYLMLYQIFPAQ
- the trpD gene encoding anthranilate phosphoribosyltransferase; protein product: MKEYLQKLCELGSLTQLEAKSAMNIIMEGGATDAQIAAFLFALKAKGEAVSEISGFVEVMREKAIHINVDDPNAIDMCGTGGDGSMSFNISTLASIVVAGGGVTVAKHGNRAVSSLSGSAGILKALGVNIELEVPKTEACVNSIGIGFLYAPLFHPAMKHVAKVRSELGVRTVFNLLGPLTNPAGVERQLLGVFNKKVSRSITDVMTSLKPDHVCVVYSLDGLDEVSLGANTVVREIKKKTAPRLFEIEPSSFGLNQSPPSSVRGDSPEHNAKIALTILQGEKSPYRDYVVANAAAGFYVAGKVETIQGGVPLAQESIDSGRALEKLKQLIEFTNR
- a CDS encoding aminodeoxychorismate/anthranilate synthase component II, which encodes MILLIDNYDSFTYNLVQLIGQIRSDIHVVRNDKISVNEIKQLNPERIVISPGPGRPENAGICIQVIKELGKTIPTLGVCLGHQAIGCAFNGTITYAPTLMHGKTSMILHQGEGIFRSLENPFEATRYHSLVIAKENFPNELLITATTDDGVIMAIRHKEFPIQGIQFHPESVLTKSGYKLMSNWFES
- the trpE gene encoding anthranilate synthase component I, with the translated sequence MTFEEFEILGQTYNVIPVSKSLLADTLTPVSAYLRLRKESDKSFLFESVEGGERIARYSFIGKNPIVTLKCKEKTTWISEKGITFESNNNFFDIIDKTISKYKQPTLPNLPRFRGGLVGFIGYDAIRFVENIPASVSDSSPMFDSILSLYTTVLAFDHLKHQIIIIVNVVVNPDEPLIEQYNSALNEIATLESQLRDSTPSSHEFHSDSNSLRHEIEHEQFLQSVEQAKHHIHEGDIFQVVLSQRFSTSYHGDLFNVYRALRIVNPSPYLYYLSFDDFTVIGSSPEILVRVENGATEVYPIAGTRRRGATDEEDKRLEAELLADTKERAEHIMLVDLGRNDLGRVCEVGTVKVDQLMFVVRYSHVMHIASRVTGKVDKEKSCVDVLKATFPAGTVSGAPKIRAMEIIDKLEKSRRGIYAGGVGYFDFSGNMDICIAIRTMFATNDTIYLQSGAGIVADSNPESEYRETINKAQALVEALKLAEGMMR
- a CDS encoding ABC transporter permease, whose translation is MLATLTLCRRELVRFYRQRSRMIGVIGSPLVFWFLIGSGLSKSFHHPAAPPEMNYLEYFFPGTIVLIVLFTSIFSTMSIIEDRKEGFLQSVIVAPISGISIAMGKILGGTALSLIQATILLLIAPFLGIQFSLLSLLLIFLVLFIIAFGLTGLGFLLAWRMDSTQGFHAIMNLFLIPLWLLSGALFPASGAAGWLSTLMQLNPLSYGIASLRQALYFNGHIATQELTPLSINLLIVIAFAAVMLYLSAVSVRKKTIL
- a CDS encoding SCO family protein → MNKKQIVLLIAVIVVGLTSAILKLYRTNTDASSSLPQIGTVPEFSLFTQDSVSFTKENLLGHITIADFIFTSCGGPCPLMSAKMQELQEQLPNANIKLLSFSVDPEYDTPNILKEYGHKFNAQQNKWTFLTGERKAIYSLARYGFKLTVEDEENAILHSTKFILIDDKAIIRGYYDYEDSTALQRLIVDAQTLSEM
- a CDS encoding endonuclease/exonuclease/phosphatase family protein; amino-acid sequence: MKNSYTLLLSLIILTCSQVFGGDTLRIASYNILNYSDTSTRHTQFRKVIHNMKPDVLVVQEIINQAGVTLFLNQVMNYYQPGKYATVQFYDGPDTDNSIFYDTSKVKIVNVNYLTNGVLTRFIAEYTIKPKWSDESLRIYSLHLKAGASDTARRRQESEYLRDYLNQLQANTNFIIAGDYNIYGGTEAAYQTLIANTSDNDGRVKDPLNMTGTWNQSAYAAYHTQAPQSSNGGMDDRFDMLLPSYSLYEDNMIVSSYKAFGNDGQHYNASINRLPNYAVPDSVAHGLYYAADHIPVVCNFTFPDTVASVSVSMNVATGWNIVSLPIAPNNPVKTAVFPNAGSNAYYYNNPNGYFYDVTLRSKVGYWIKFNSFDTIQVLGKVRGSDTINVTTGWNLIGASDHDVAVSQLNILPTNIIDSPFYGFDLIYQPADTIRKGRGYFVKVNTGGKIIIP